The proteins below are encoded in one region of Neisseria macacae ATCC 33926:
- a CDS encoding murein hydrolase activator EnvC family protein, whose product MKTNHTLSFKTAILRLSALGLAFTLAACAGGPSTGPVPDGYYRVKPGDTLSQIAKRYGQNVNTLASWNNLNNASQIEVGQVLRVRKNVANRPRSGSTDISSARTVAPVNRLTLQWPVDNGKNSIIRGYDNATNKGIDIGGTLGQSVKSAAAGTVLYVGEEVRGYGKLILISHSDFSITAYAHNDTILVQKDQKVAAGQPIATMGNSDTDGVKLHFEVRMNGKAVDPMQYLPG is encoded by the coding sequence ATGAAAACAAACCATACCCTATCTTTCAAAACCGCAATTCTCCGTTTGTCCGCATTAGGCTTGGCATTCACACTTGCCGCGTGTGCCGGCGGCCCATCCACCGGCCCCGTACCCGACGGCTACTACCGCGTCAAACCAGGCGACACCCTCAGCCAAATCGCCAAACGCTACGGACAAAACGTCAACACCTTGGCATCATGGAACAATCTGAACAACGCCTCACAAATCGAAGTCGGACAAGTCTTGCGCGTCCGTAAAAACGTCGCCAACCGCCCCCGTTCCGGCAGTACCGACATCAGCAGCGCCAGAACCGTCGCCCCCGTCAACCGCCTGACCCTGCAATGGCCGGTCGACAACGGCAAAAATTCCATCATCCGCGGCTACGACAACGCAACCAACAAAGGCATCGATATCGGCGGCACACTCGGACAAAGCGTCAAATCCGCAGCCGCCGGAACCGTCCTCTACGTCGGCGAAGAAGTGCGCGGCTACGGCAAACTGATTCTCATCAGCCACAGCGACTTCTCCATCACCGCCTACGCACACAACGACACCATTCTGGTTCAAAAAGACCAAAAAGTCGCAGCAGGCCAGCCGATTGCCACCATGGGCAATAGCGACACAGACGGCGTCAAACTGCATTTCGAAGTCCGCATGAACGGCAAAGCCGTCGACCCCATGCAGTACCTGCCCGGCTGA
- a CDS encoding DUF3465 domain-containing protein, whose protein sequence is MPDEPSGIFLGVDFMNKNKWIWILIVAAVVVGYQKMQQGRQGQAADTVPTQTQPQTQAEKRQSEQSESKKSQPKQPKSNRQAGHGSAEQILQQAFENQESDIQVKGEGAVLKTLPDDNQGTRHQRFILKLSSGQTLLVAHNIDLADKIKGLKKGDKVGFYGEYEWSEQGGVLHWTHHDPAGRHADGWLEHDGRIYQ, encoded by the coding sequence ATGCCCGATGAACCGTCGGGCATTTTTTTGGGCGTGGATTTTATGAACAAAAACAAATGGATTTGGATACTGATTGTTGCCGCCGTGGTAGTCGGTTATCAAAAAATGCAGCAGGGGCGGCAAGGTCAGGCAGCGGATACCGTACCAACCCAAACGCAGCCCCAAACCCAAGCAGAAAAACGCCAATCCGAGCAGTCCGAATCCAAAAAATCGCAACCGAAGCAGCCGAAGTCCAACCGCCAAGCAGGGCATGGCAGCGCGGAACAAATATTGCAGCAAGCCTTTGAAAACCAAGAGAGCGATATTCAAGTGAAAGGCGAAGGTGCCGTTCTCAAAACGCTGCCAGACGACAACCAAGGCACGCGCCATCAGCGTTTTATCTTGAAACTGTCCAGCGGGCAAACGCTTTTAGTGGCGCACAACATCGACCTCGCCGACAAAATCAAAGGCTTGAAAAAAGGCGATAAAGTCGGCTTCTACGGCGAATACGAATGGTCGGAACAGGGCGGCGTCCTCCATTGGACGCACCACGACCCCGCAGGCCGCCATGCCGACGGCTGGCTGGAACACGACGGGCGGATTTATCAATAA
- a CDS encoding PglL family O-oligosaccharyltransferase, protein MFMRFSDDLKSEWDRRLLPLWCCFLWICAAPFLSFYRVGPLSSFYLEAASLLGALMLVLVTAYKGLLSVRLPKAAVGLLVLAAFWWLQARMMDLIYVGMNDMVMWTFIILALAVWACRGWVAAYGQERIVTVFAWSLLFGTLLQAAIAFIQFKGWYDLGFLRNMIVYSGKEVSGQLGQRNHLGHYLMWGVLAAAYLWSTRKMPGWLGFLLVFLMTAVLGLVNSRTILGYVAGVALILPVWRWRAGRDSARLVRIFFLTVALVAVFQFAMGSILELLGNGQYETAVERAGNSGFEGSMRQIEWRKAWTAFLSAPWFGHGWNSFAQQTFWINAEQQYFPNNILGVLFTHSHNIVLQLLSEVGLVGTVLVALTMLAGLWRMLVRPYHPASLLLLSMVAVSMCHSMLEYPLWYIYFLTPFVLMFALAPARYEDVSDDLAWMRGRNWAGGLATLLIIGGLLHMGWTYTDLVDYSRIPKNESTEMAGRKINGLRHISETSPMLAYYADLSLTRRAEPTDMQVKPWAEKAAIDSLSYRPYSNAYQVALYLYRQGKKEEGAKWMQAMQYYYPYMMSFYAGKLRSHPVFQPLLPKLLADCKDFVNAPKHEKAKSCDVVQ, encoded by the coding sequence ATGTTTATGCGTTTTTCAGACGACCTTAAGAGTGAATGGGACAGACGTTTGTTGCCGTTGTGGTGCTGTTTCTTGTGGATATGCGCCGCGCCGTTTTTGTCCTTCTACCGCGTGGGTCCGTTGTCGAGTTTTTATCTGGAAGCGGCTTCGCTTCTGGGCGCGCTGATGCTGGTGTTGGTGACGGCGTATAAGGGTTTGTTGAGCGTTCGTCTGCCGAAGGCGGCCGTCGGTTTGCTGGTTTTGGCGGCATTTTGGTGGCTGCAGGCGCGGATGATGGATTTGATTTACGTCGGCATGAACGATATGGTGATGTGGACGTTTATCATTCTGGCTTTGGCGGTATGGGCTTGCCGCGGCTGGGTGGCGGCCTACGGGCAGGAACGCATTGTGACGGTGTTTGCGTGGTCGCTGCTGTTTGGTACGTTGCTGCAGGCTGCGATTGCGTTTATACAGTTTAAGGGCTGGTACGATCTTGGGTTCCTGCGCAACATGATTGTGTATAGCGGAAAAGAGGTTAGTGGTCAGCTTGGGCAGCGCAACCACCTCGGGCATTATTTGATGTGGGGTGTTTTGGCGGCGGCTTATTTGTGGTCAACCCGCAAAATGCCGGGCTGGCTGGGATTTTTGTTGGTCTTCCTGATGACGGCTGTCTTGGGCTTGGTCAACTCGCGCACGATTCTGGGCTATGTGGCCGGCGTGGCGTTGATTTTGCCTGTGTGGCGTTGGCGTGCGGGACGGGATTCTGCGAGGCTGGTGCGGATATTTTTCCTGACGGTCGCGTTGGTGGCGGTATTTCAATTTGCGATGGGTTCGATTTTAGAACTGCTGGGCAACGGTCAATATGAAACGGCGGTCGAACGCGCCGGAAACAGCGGTTTTGAAGGATCGATGCGTCAGATTGAATGGCGTAAAGCCTGGACTGCCTTTTTGTCCGCACCTTGGTTCGGACACGGCTGGAACAGCTTTGCTCAACAGACTTTCTGGATTAATGCGGAGCAGCAGTATTTCCCGAATAATATCTTAGGCGTTTTGTTTACCCATTCGCACAATATTGTTTTACAACTGCTCTCCGAAGTCGGGCTGGTCGGTACGGTATTGGTTGCCCTGACGATGCTTGCGGGGCTGTGGCGGATGCTGGTGCGTCCTTACCATCCGGCTTCGCTGCTGCTGCTGTCTATGGTTGCTGTCAGTATGTGCCACAGTATGCTGGAGTACCCATTGTGGTATATCTATTTCCTGACGCCGTTTGTGTTGATGTTCGCACTCGCGCCGGCACGTTATGAAGACGTTTCAGACGACCTCGCTTGGATGCGCGGCCGCAATTGGGCGGGCGGGCTTGCTACGTTGCTGATTATCGGCGGGCTGCTGCATATGGGCTGGACGTATACCGATTTGGTCGATTACAGCCGGATTCCGAAAAATGAAAGTACGGAGATGGCGGGGCGGAAGATTAACGGTTTGCGCCATATTTCCGAAACCAGCCCGATGCTGGCTTATTATGCCGACCTCAGCCTGACCCGCCGTGCCGAGCCGACCGATATGCAGGTCAAACCTTGGGCGGAGAAGGCGGCGATCGATTCCTTGTCTTACCGCCCGTATTCCAACGCATATCAGGTGGCGCTGTATCTCTACCGGCAAGGCAAGAAGGAAGAGGGCGCGAAATGGATGCAGGCGATGCAGTATTATTATCCGTACATGATGTCGTTTTACGCGGGCAAGCTGCGCAGCCATCCCGTGTTCCAACCGCTTTTGCCCAAGCTGCTGGCGGACTGCAAAGATTTCGTCAATGCGCCTAAGCACGAAAAAGCGAAGTCTTGCGATGTTGTGCAATAA
- a CDS encoding IS630 family transposase (programmed frameshift), producing the protein MAYFADLRNKALNYYEQCKNISQTAATFNLSRNTLYLWIRLKKQTGSLKHQVTGLNAVKLDRQKLAQYVGQHPDAYLHEIAKHFDCTPAAVCYALKQMGMTRKKRPTTYKEQDPAKVTHYLTQLAEFSDYQRVYLDETGFDRYLFRPYARSLRGQIVKAQISGKRYRRLSLVSAQVGNRLIAPMVYQNTMTGVFFEAWFQQCLLPALTQKSVIILDNARFHRMGVLREMAEKWGHKVLPLAPYSPELNPIEKVWANIKRYLRTVLSDYARFDDALLSYFDFN; encoded by the exons ATGGCATACTTTGCGGACTTAAGAAACAAAGCTTTAAACTATTACGAACAATGCAAAAACATCAGCCAAACCGCAGCAACGTTTAACTTGTCAAGAAACACGCTTTACCTGTGGATTCGCCTTAAAAAACAAACAGGCAGCCTAAAACATCAAGTTACCGGTCTAAATGCCGTCAAATTGGATAGGCAAAAACTGGCTCAATATGTTGGGCAACACCCGGATGCCTATCTGCATGAAATCGCCAAACATTTTGATTGTACGCCAGCCGCCGTTTGCTATGCACTCAAACAGATGGGGATGACGCGCAAAAAAAGAC CCACCACTTACAAAGAACAAGACCCGGCCAAAGTAACGCATTATTTGACACAGCTGGCCGAATTTTCCGACTACCAACGCGTTTATTTGGATGAAACAGGATTTGACCGCTACCTGTTCCGTCCCTATGCCCGCAGCCTGAGAGGGCAAATAGTGAAAGCGCAGATAAGTGGAAAAAGATACCGACGCTTATCTCTGGTGTCCGCACAAGTCGGCAACCGGCTGATTGCTCCGATGGTTTATCAAAATACGATGACCGGAGTTTTTTTTGAAGCGTGGTTTCAGCAATGCCTACTGCCCGCATTGACTCAAAAATCGGTGATTATTTTAGATAATGCGCGATTTCACCGTATGGGTGTCTTACGGGAAATGGCGGAAAAATGGGGACATAAGGTATTGCCTCTTGCACCTTATTCACCTGAGCTCAACCCGATTGAGAAGGTGTGGGCGAATATTAAGCGGTATCTGCGAACCGTATTGTCTGATTACGCCCGATTTGACGATGCGCTACTGTCCTATTTTGATTTTAATTGA
- a CDS encoding basic amino acid ABC transporter substrate-binding protein: protein MNMKKWIAAALACSALALSACGGQSKDASSSAPKADKVYRVAANAEFAPFESLDSASNVEGFDVDLMNAMAKAGGFKVEFKHQPWDSLFPALKNGDTDIVISGVTITDERKQSMDFTDPYFEITQVVLVPKGKKVASSDDLKNMAKVGVVTGQTGDFSVSKLLGNDNPKIARFESVPLVIKELENGGVDAVVSDSAVIANYVKNNPTKSMDFITLPDFTIENYGIAARKGDEATVKMLNEALKKVRDSGEYDKIHAKYFAKEGDKAAAASQAASQPEAAK, encoded by the coding sequence ATGAACATGAAAAAATGGATTGCAGCCGCCCTCGCCTGCTCCGCGCTGGCACTCTCCGCCTGCGGCGGCCAAAGCAAAGACGCTTCCTCGTCAGCCCCTAAAGCCGACAAAGTGTACCGCGTCGCCGCCAACGCCGAATTCGCCCCTTTCGAATCATTGGATTCCGCCAGCAACGTTGAAGGTTTTGACGTCGATTTGATGAACGCGATGGCAAAAGCCGGCGGATTCAAAGTCGAATTCAAACACCAGCCTTGGGACAGCCTCTTCCCCGCGCTCAAAAACGGTGATACAGATATCGTCATCTCCGGCGTAACCATTACCGACGAGCGCAAGCAGTCCATGGATTTCACCGACCCTTATTTTGAAATTACCCAAGTCGTCCTCGTTCCCAAAGGTAAAAAAGTCGCCTCTTCAGACGACCTCAAAAACATGGCGAAAGTCGGTGTCGTTACCGGACAAACCGGCGACTTCTCCGTTTCCAAACTCTTGGGCAACGACAATCCTAAAATCGCCCGCTTCGAGAGCGTTCCTTTGGTCATCAAAGAGCTGGAAAACGGCGGCGTGGATGCCGTGGTCAGCGACAGTGCGGTCATCGCCAACTATGTGAAAAACAACCCGACCAAAAGCATGGACTTCATCACCCTGCCTGATTTCACGATTGAAAACTACGGCATAGCCGCACGCAAAGGCGACGAAGCGACCGTCAAAATGCTGAACGAAGCGCTGAAAAAAGTACGCGACAGCGGCGAATACGACAAAATCCACGCCAAATACTTCGCCAAAGAAGGCGATAAAGCGGCAGCCGCCAGCCAAGCAGCCAGCCAACCTGAAGCAGCCAAATAA
- a CDS encoding NGO1151 family protein, producing the protein MSSIEQRLEYLEEANDVLRMQNHVLATALKGLIRSLPSDMANEAVESIQLAFEDALAELNYEDSPHTDLFHDVTYAFFREKDH; encoded by the coding sequence ATGAGCAGCATCGAACAACGCCTCGAATATTTGGAAGAAGCCAACGACGTTTTGCGTATGCAGAACCACGTCCTCGCCACCGCCCTCAAAGGCCTGATCCGTTCGCTGCCGTCCGACATGGCAAACGAAGCCGTCGAGTCCATCCAGCTTGCCTTTGAAGACGCACTCGCCGAATTGAACTACGAAGACAGCCCGCATACCGACCTCTTCCATGACGTAACCTACGCTTTTTTCCGCGAAAAAGACCACTGA
- a CDS encoding DUF2069 domain-containing protein: MNTSSHKSSLPYLAACGSLIFLIVLSLSWELWIAPLRSGGSWLALKALPLCLPLSGILKGKVYTYQYSSMLILIYFAEAVMRLFNAGAAEVVCAALSLTACLVFFVACLAFVKQQRKAGK; encoded by the coding sequence GTGAATACTTCTTCTCATAAATCTTCGTTGCCTTATCTGGCTGCTTGCGGCAGCTTGATTTTTTTGATTGTCCTTTCTTTATCGTGGGAACTGTGGATTGCGCCTTTGCGCAGCGGCGGTTCGTGGCTGGCGCTGAAGGCTTTGCCTTTGTGCCTGCCGTTGTCGGGTATTTTGAAGGGTAAAGTTTATACTTACCAGTATAGTTCTATGTTGATTTTGATTTATTTTGCCGAGGCGGTGATGCGTTTGTTTAATGCGGGTGCTGCCGAGGTGGTGTGTGCCGCTTTATCGTTGACGGCGTGTTTGGTGTTTTTTGTTGCATGCCTGGCTTTTGTGAAGCAGCAGAGAAAGGCGGGAAAATAA
- a CDS encoding multidrug effflux MFS transporter translates to MSQSTPAPLGEKQMAVLMAMLVALMPFSVDAYLPAIPEMAQSLSTDIHRIEQSLVLFMFGVAFGQIAGGAVSDIKGRRPVALVGLSIYFAAVVALTMVQSVDGLLNLRAVQAFGAGMTVVIVGAMVRDYYSGRQAAQMFALIGIILMVVPLIAPMFGSLLQELGGWRFIFGFLAAYSFVLFILVFAFLPRPKQTGKIGMDIFGLVAGRFARVLKTRAAMGYLFFQAFSFASMFAFLTESSFVYQKLYHVTPRQYAWVFALNILTMASFNRITAWRLKTGAHPQSILKWGIIVQFVANLTMVLLVVSMGLPPMWALVPCVMFSVGTQGLVGANTQACFMAYFKQESASANGVLGAFQSIIGASVGLLATRLHNGSALVMAGMMLASTVCGIVLLWLCSHQAWKENDIVN, encoded by the coding sequence ATGTCCCAATCCACACCCGCCCCGCTGGGCGAAAAGCAAATGGCGGTTTTGATGGCTATGTTGGTTGCCCTGATGCCGTTTTCGGTCGATGCCTACCTGCCCGCCATTCCGGAAATGGCGCAGTCGTTGAGTACGGATATCCACCGCATTGAGCAGAGTTTGGTTTTGTTTATGTTCGGCGTGGCGTTCGGGCAGATTGCCGGCGGCGCGGTTTCGGACATCAAGGGACGCAGACCGGTGGCTTTGGTCGGTTTGAGCATTTATTTTGCGGCCGTTGTCGCGCTGACGATGGTGCAGTCGGTGGACGGGCTGTTGAACCTGCGCGCGGTACAGGCGTTCGGGGCGGGGATGACGGTGGTCATCGTCGGAGCGATGGTGCGCGATTATTATTCGGGCAGGCAGGCGGCGCAGATGTTTGCCTTAATCGGCATTATCCTGATGGTCGTGCCGCTGATTGCACCTATGTTCGGCTCTCTGTTGCAGGAATTGGGCGGCTGGCGTTTTATTTTCGGTTTTTTGGCGGCGTATTCGTTTGTTTTGTTCATCTTGGTGTTTGCTTTCCTGCCGCGTCCGAAGCAGACGGGCAAAATCGGGATGGACATTTTCGGATTGGTGGCAGGCAGGTTCGCCAGAGTGCTGAAGACGCGGGCGGCGATGGGCTATCTGTTTTTTCAGGCATTCAGCTTTGCCTCGATGTTTGCATTTTTGACGGAATCGTCTTTTGTTTACCAAAAGCTGTACCATGTTACGCCGCGCCAATACGCTTGGGTGTTTGCGCTGAACATCCTCACGATGGCTTCGTTTAACCGCATCACGGCATGGCGGCTGAAAACGGGGGCGCACCCGCAAAGTATTTTGAAATGGGGCATTATCGTGCAGTTTGTGGCGAACCTGACGATGGTGCTGTTGGTCGTATCGATGGGGCTGCCGCCGATGTGGGCTTTGGTGCCATGCGTAATGTTTTCGGTAGGCACGCAAGGCTTGGTCGGCGCAAACACGCAGGCTTGCTTTATGGCTTATTTCAAGCAGGAAAGCGCCAGCGCAAATGGGGTATTGGGCGCGTTCCAATCCATCATCGGCGCAAGCGTAGGGCTGTTGGCAACGCGGCTGCACAATGGTTCTGCGTTGGTGATGGCGGGCATGATGCTGGCTTCGACGGTATGCGGGATTGTGTTGCTGTGGCTCTGCTCGCATCAGGCTTGGAAGGAAAACGATATAGTCAATTAA